GATATATCGCATTAGATCTTCATAATTTGCAACCAGCTATTGGAGAAATAAATTCTGATCGTTCTAATTTTATGTACAGTCAATTAACAGGTCATATTTCGAAATATGGAAAATGTAATATGAAAATAGATTTTCAAAAAAAAATCGTGGAACCACCAGAAAGAGCTCGAGGAATGATAGCTAGAACTTATTTTTACATGATTCAAAAATACAATATTGTTGTATCTCGAAAACAAAGAAGATTATTTTATGTATGGAACAAAAATTTTCCTGTGACAAAATGGGAATGTAAAAGAGAAGAATTAATATTTAAATTGCAAGGTAATCACAACAATTATACTTATAAACAATGCAATAAAAAATTTAAATGAAAATAAAAAAAAATATTCCTCGTATTTATATTGAAAATGATTTATATATAAATGAAACTTATCTTTTATCAAAAGATAATGTACATTATCTAAAAAAAGTTTTAAGAGTAAATAATTATTATATATTAGAAGTATTTAACAATACTAATTATATTTTTTTTGCTAATATAATATATTTTTCTAACAATATTATTAAAATTAAAATTTTTTCAAAGAGATTAAAAAATATTGAATCCCCTATTCATATTCATTTAGGGCAAGTTATACCTAAGCACTATAAAAAAATGGATTTAGCAATTCAAAAATCAATTGAAATGGGAGTAAATATTATTACACCATTATTTCTGCATAATTTGTATACTCAAAATAATAATATTAATATTTCTCACAAAATTCAACGTTGGAAAAAAATAGCTATTTCTGCTTGTCAACAATGTCAACGTAATGTTATTCCAGAAATTAAAAAACCAATAGATCTTTTTTCATGGTGTAAAAAAAACGAG
The DNA window shown above is from Buchnera aphidicola (Macrosiphoniella sanborni) and carries:
- a CDS encoding 16S rRNA (uracil(1498)-N(3))-methyltransferase translates to MKIKKNIPRIYIENDLYINETYLLSKDNVHYLKKVLRVNNYYILEVFNNTNYIFFANIIYFSNNIIKIKIFSKRLKNIESPIHIHLGQVIPKHYKKMDLAIQKSIEMGVNIITPLFLHNLYTQNNNINISHKIQRWKKIAISACQQCQRNVIPEIKKPIDLFSWCKKNEDDIKIIFHPKAIFKINELQKSVKSIKIIIGSEIGFSREEIKKIVQYGFIPIKLGPRILRTETAAMVAITALQMQFGDLK
- a CDS encoding endonuclease produces the protein MFFLSFNKKNNFKKRTINNFYQTQNAAIEIHKNAPGSFYCGCKILWKHKKGIPNLTSCGYKIRKNKVRAKRIEWEHVVPAWQFGHQKKCWKTGGRKKCINDAEYRYIALDLHNLQPAIGEINSDRSNFMYSQLTGHISKYGKCNMKIDFQKKIVEPPERARGMIARTYFYMIQKYNIVVSRKQRRLFYVWNKNFPVTKWECKREELIFKLQGNHNNYTYKQCNKKFK